From one Gossypium hirsutum isolate 1008001.06 chromosome D08, Gossypium_hirsutum_v2.1, whole genome shotgun sequence genomic stretch:
- the LOC107929335 gene encoding 1-aminocyclopropane-1-carboxylate oxidase isoform X7 yields the protein MPDALQFPIIDLSFPDRFSIANLIRQGCVDHGFFYLENHGVDEELISKVFEQSSNFFSLPIEEKMKLVRKNHRGYTALYAEKLDTTLTTEGDSKESFYIGPLADDLNQWPLEEDLPSWRSTMETYHQKLLSAVTKLLSLIALSLKLEEDFFEKVGALIEPLAFIRLLHYPGDLNSSSEEIFGASAHSDYGMVTLLVTDGVPGLQICREKSKQPQVWEDVPSMSGLHSLQILAKTVLWNVWKAVALSLVHQDSHP from the exons atgcctGACGCTCTTCAATTTCCCATCATTGACTTGTCATTCCCAGATCGCTTCTCAATCGCCAACTTGATCCGTCAG GGATGCGTTGACCACGGTTTCTTTTACCTTGAAAATCACGGGGTTGATGAAGAATTGATTAGCAAAGTTTTTGAGCAGAGTAGTAACTTCTTTTCACTCCCCATTGAAGAGAAGATGAAGTTGGTGAGAAAGAATCACAGAGGTTATACGGCACTTTATGCTGAAAAGCTTGATACTACTTTAACTACAGAAG GTGACTCTAAAGAAAGTTTCTATATCGGTCCACTAGCTGATGACCTCAATCAATGGCCTTTAGAAG AAGATCTGCCATCGTGGAGAAGCACAATGGAGACTTATCACCAAAAGCTGCT GTCTGCTGTGACTAAATTACTTTCTTTAATAGCCCTCTCCCTAAAATTAGAAGAAGATTTCTTTGAAAAAGTGGGTGCACTTATTGAACCTTTGGCATTTATTCGTTTATTACATTATCCAG GAGACTTGAACTCTTCAAGTGAAGAAATATTTGGTGCTTCTGCTCATTCAGATTATGGAATGGTCACTCTTCTGGTCACAGATGGTGTTCCAGGGCTTCAG ATTTGCAGGGAGAAATCCAAGCAGCCACAAGTTTGGGAGGATGTACCAAGCATGAGTGG GTTGCATTCTTTACAAATCCTAGCAAAGACTGTATTGTGGAATGTTTGGAAAGCTGTTGCACTGAGTCTTGTCCACCAAG ATTCCCACCCATAA
- the LOC107929335 gene encoding 1-aminocyclopropane-1-carboxylate oxidase isoform X5: protein MPDALQFPIIDLSFPDRFSIANLIRQGCVDHGFFYLENHGVDEELISKVFEQSSNFFSLPIEEKMKLVRKNHRGYTALYAEKLDTTLTTEGDSKESFYIGPLADDLNQWPLEEDLPSWRSTMETYHQKLLSAVTKLLSLIALSLKLEEDFFEKVGALIEPLAFIRLLHYPGDLNSSSEEIFGASAHSDYGMVTLLVTDGVPGLQICREKSKQPQVWEDVPSMSGAFIVNIGDMMERWTNGLFRLHSLQILAKTVLWNVWKAVALSLVHQDSHP, encoded by the exons atgcctGACGCTCTTCAATTTCCCATCATTGACTTGTCATTCCCAGATCGCTTCTCAATCGCCAACTTGATCCGTCAG GGATGCGTTGACCACGGTTTCTTTTACCTTGAAAATCACGGGGTTGATGAAGAATTGATTAGCAAAGTTTTTGAGCAGAGTAGTAACTTCTTTTCACTCCCCATTGAAGAGAAGATGAAGTTGGTGAGAAAGAATCACAGAGGTTATACGGCACTTTATGCTGAAAAGCTTGATACTACTTTAACTACAGAAG GTGACTCTAAAGAAAGTTTCTATATCGGTCCACTAGCTGATGACCTCAATCAATGGCCTTTAGAAG AAGATCTGCCATCGTGGAGAAGCACAATGGAGACTTATCACCAAAAGCTGCT GTCTGCTGTGACTAAATTACTTTCTTTAATAGCCCTCTCCCTAAAATTAGAAGAAGATTTCTTTGAAAAAGTGGGTGCACTTATTGAACCTTTGGCATTTATTCGTTTATTACATTATCCAG GAGACTTGAACTCTTCAAGTGAAGAAATATTTGGTGCTTCTGCTCATTCAGATTATGGAATGGTCACTCTTCTGGTCACAGATGGTGTTCCAGGGCTTCAG ATTTGCAGGGAGAAATCCAAGCAGCCACAAGTTTGGGAGGATGTACCAAGCATGAGTGG GGCATTCATTGTTAACATCGGGGACATGATGGAGAGGTGGACCAATGGTTTGTTTAG GTTGCATTCTTTACAAATCCTAGCAAAGACTGTATTGTGGAATGTTTGGAAAGCTGTTGCACTGAGTCTTGTCCACCAAG ATTCCCACCCATAA
- the LOC107929335 gene encoding 2-oxoglutarate-Fe(II) type oxidoreductase hxnY isoform X2, which translates to MPDALQFPIIDLSFPDRFSIANLIRQGCVDHGFFYLENHGVDEELISKVFEQSSNFFSLPIEEKMKLVRKNHRGYTALYAEKLDTTLTTEGDSKESFYIGPLADDLNQWPLEEDLPSWRSTMETYHQKLLSAVTKLLSLIALSLKLEEDFFEKVGALIEPLAFIRLLHYPDLNSSSEEIFGASAHSDYGMVTLLVTDGVPGLQICREKSKQPQVWEDVPSMSGAFIVNIGDMMERWTNGLFRSTLHRVLQPRQDRYSVMIQPFLFTCSVISCVICSWGRKIEMLHSLQILAKTVLWNVWKAVALSLVHQDSHP; encoded by the exons atgcctGACGCTCTTCAATTTCCCATCATTGACTTGTCATTCCCAGATCGCTTCTCAATCGCCAACTTGATCCGTCAG GGATGCGTTGACCACGGTTTCTTTTACCTTGAAAATCACGGGGTTGATGAAGAATTGATTAGCAAAGTTTTTGAGCAGAGTAGTAACTTCTTTTCACTCCCCATTGAAGAGAAGATGAAGTTGGTGAGAAAGAATCACAGAGGTTATACGGCACTTTATGCTGAAAAGCTTGATACTACTTTAACTACAGAAG GTGACTCTAAAGAAAGTTTCTATATCGGTCCACTAGCTGATGACCTCAATCAATGGCCTTTAGAAG AAGATCTGCCATCGTGGAGAAGCACAATGGAGACTTATCACCAAAAGCTGCT GTCTGCTGTGACTAAATTACTTTCTTTAATAGCCCTCTCCCTAAAATTAGAAGAAGATTTCTTTGAAAAAGTGGGTGCACTTATTGAACCTTTGGCATTTATTCGTTTATTACATTATCCAG ACTTGAACTCTTCAAGTGAAGAAATATTTGGTGCTTCTGCTCATTCAGATTATGGAATGGTCACTCTTCTGGTCACAGATGGTGTTCCAGGGCTTCAG ATTTGCAGGGAGAAATCCAAGCAGCCACAAGTTTGGGAGGATGTACCAAGCATGAGTGG GGCATTCATTGTTAACATCGGGGACATGATGGAGAGGTGGACCAATGGTTTGTTTAG GTCGACACTGCATAGAGTGCTTCAACCTAGACAAGACCGCTACTCCGTAATGATTCAGCCTTTCCTGTTCACTTGTAGTGTCATTTCTTGTGTCATCTGTTCATGGGGCCGAAAGATTGAAAT GTTGCATTCTTTACAAATCCTAGCAAAGACTGTATTGTGGAATGTTTGGAAAGCTGTTGCACTGAGTCTTGTCCACCAAG ATTCCCACCCATAA
- the LOC107929335 gene encoding 2-oxoglutarate-Fe(II) type oxidoreductase hxnY isoform X3, whose protein sequence is MPDALQFPIIDLSFPDRFSIANLIRQGCVDHGFFYLENHGVDEELISKVFEQSSNFFSLPIEEKMKLVRKNHRGYTALYAEKLDTTLTTEGDSKESFYIGPLADDLNQWPLEEDLPSWRSTMETYHQKLLSAVTKLLSLIALSLKLEEDFFEKVGALIEPLAFIRLLHYPGDLNSSSEEIFGASAHSDYGMVTLLVTDGVPGLQICREKSKQPQVWEDVPSMSGAFIVNIGDMMERWTNGLFRSTLHRVLQPRQDRYSVAFFTNPSKDCIVECLESCCTESCPPRFPPIKAIDYLEERLRLTYGL, encoded by the exons atgcctGACGCTCTTCAATTTCCCATCATTGACTTGTCATTCCCAGATCGCTTCTCAATCGCCAACTTGATCCGTCAG GGATGCGTTGACCACGGTTTCTTTTACCTTGAAAATCACGGGGTTGATGAAGAATTGATTAGCAAAGTTTTTGAGCAGAGTAGTAACTTCTTTTCACTCCCCATTGAAGAGAAGATGAAGTTGGTGAGAAAGAATCACAGAGGTTATACGGCACTTTATGCTGAAAAGCTTGATACTACTTTAACTACAGAAG GTGACTCTAAAGAAAGTTTCTATATCGGTCCACTAGCTGATGACCTCAATCAATGGCCTTTAGAAG AAGATCTGCCATCGTGGAGAAGCACAATGGAGACTTATCACCAAAAGCTGCT GTCTGCTGTGACTAAATTACTTTCTTTAATAGCCCTCTCCCTAAAATTAGAAGAAGATTTCTTTGAAAAAGTGGGTGCACTTATTGAACCTTTGGCATTTATTCGTTTATTACATTATCCAG GAGACTTGAACTCTTCAAGTGAAGAAATATTTGGTGCTTCTGCTCATTCAGATTATGGAATGGTCACTCTTCTGGTCACAGATGGTGTTCCAGGGCTTCAG ATTTGCAGGGAGAAATCCAAGCAGCCACAAGTTTGGGAGGATGTACCAAGCATGAGTGG GGCATTCATTGTTAACATCGGGGACATGATGGAGAGGTGGACCAATGGTTTGTTTAG GTCGACACTGCATAGAGTGCTTCAACCTAGACAAGACCGCTACTCC GTTGCATTCTTTACAAATCCTAGCAAAGACTGTATTGTGGAATGTTTGGAAAGCTGTTGCACTGAGTCTTGTCCACCAAG ATTCCCACCCATAAAAGCCATAGACTACCTGGAAGAGCGTCTTAGGCTTACATATGGCTTGTAG
- the LOC107929335 gene encoding 2-oxoglutarate-Fe(II) type oxidoreductase hxnY isoform X1, whose amino-acid sequence MPDALQFPIIDLSFPDRFSIANLIRQGCVDHGFFYLENHGVDEELISKVFEQSSNFFSLPIEEKMKLVRKNHRGYTALYAEKLDTTLTTEGDSKESFYIGPLADDLNQWPLEEDLPSWRSTMETYHQKLLSAVTKLLSLIALSLKLEEDFFEKVGALIEPLAFIRLLHYPGDLNSSSEEIFGASAHSDYGMVTLLVTDGVPGLQICREKSKQPQVWEDVPSMSGAFIVNIGDMMERWTNGLFRSTLHRVLQPRQDRYSVMIQPFLFTCSVISCVICSWGRKIEMLHSLQILAKTVLWNVWKAVALSLVHQDSHP is encoded by the exons atgcctGACGCTCTTCAATTTCCCATCATTGACTTGTCATTCCCAGATCGCTTCTCAATCGCCAACTTGATCCGTCAG GGATGCGTTGACCACGGTTTCTTTTACCTTGAAAATCACGGGGTTGATGAAGAATTGATTAGCAAAGTTTTTGAGCAGAGTAGTAACTTCTTTTCACTCCCCATTGAAGAGAAGATGAAGTTGGTGAGAAAGAATCACAGAGGTTATACGGCACTTTATGCTGAAAAGCTTGATACTACTTTAACTACAGAAG GTGACTCTAAAGAAAGTTTCTATATCGGTCCACTAGCTGATGACCTCAATCAATGGCCTTTAGAAG AAGATCTGCCATCGTGGAGAAGCACAATGGAGACTTATCACCAAAAGCTGCT GTCTGCTGTGACTAAATTACTTTCTTTAATAGCCCTCTCCCTAAAATTAGAAGAAGATTTCTTTGAAAAAGTGGGTGCACTTATTGAACCTTTGGCATTTATTCGTTTATTACATTATCCAG GAGACTTGAACTCTTCAAGTGAAGAAATATTTGGTGCTTCTGCTCATTCAGATTATGGAATGGTCACTCTTCTGGTCACAGATGGTGTTCCAGGGCTTCAG ATTTGCAGGGAGAAATCCAAGCAGCCACAAGTTTGGGAGGATGTACCAAGCATGAGTGG GGCATTCATTGTTAACATCGGGGACATGATGGAGAGGTGGACCAATGGTTTGTTTAG GTCGACACTGCATAGAGTGCTTCAACCTAGACAAGACCGCTACTCCGTAATGATTCAGCCTTTCCTGTTCACTTGTAGTGTCATTTCTTGTGTCATCTGTTCATGGGGCCGAAAGATTGAAAT GTTGCATTCTTTACAAATCCTAGCAAAGACTGTATTGTGGAATGTTTGGAAAGCTGTTGCACTGAGTCTTGTCCACCAAG ATTCCCACCCATAA
- the LOC107929335 gene encoding 2-oxoglutarate-Fe(II) type oxidoreductase hxnY isoform X4: MPDALQFPIIDLSFPDRFSIANLIRQGCVDHGFFYLENHGVDEELISKVFEQSSNFFSLPIEEKMKLVRKNHRGYTALYAEKLDTTLTTEGDSKESFYIGPLADDLNQWPLEEDLPSWRSTMETYHQKLLSAVTKLLSLIALSLKLEEDFFEKVGALIEPLAFIRLLHYPDLNSSSEEIFGASAHSDYGMVTLLVTDGVPGLQICREKSKQPQVWEDVPSMSGAFIVNIGDMMERWTNGLFRSTLHRVLQPRQDRYSVAFFTNPSKDCIVECLESCCTESCPPRFPPIKAIDYLEERLRLTYGL, from the exons atgcctGACGCTCTTCAATTTCCCATCATTGACTTGTCATTCCCAGATCGCTTCTCAATCGCCAACTTGATCCGTCAG GGATGCGTTGACCACGGTTTCTTTTACCTTGAAAATCACGGGGTTGATGAAGAATTGATTAGCAAAGTTTTTGAGCAGAGTAGTAACTTCTTTTCACTCCCCATTGAAGAGAAGATGAAGTTGGTGAGAAAGAATCACAGAGGTTATACGGCACTTTATGCTGAAAAGCTTGATACTACTTTAACTACAGAAG GTGACTCTAAAGAAAGTTTCTATATCGGTCCACTAGCTGATGACCTCAATCAATGGCCTTTAGAAG AAGATCTGCCATCGTGGAGAAGCACAATGGAGACTTATCACCAAAAGCTGCT GTCTGCTGTGACTAAATTACTTTCTTTAATAGCCCTCTCCCTAAAATTAGAAGAAGATTTCTTTGAAAAAGTGGGTGCACTTATTGAACCTTTGGCATTTATTCGTTTATTACATTATCCAG ACTTGAACTCTTCAAGTGAAGAAATATTTGGTGCTTCTGCTCATTCAGATTATGGAATGGTCACTCTTCTGGTCACAGATGGTGTTCCAGGGCTTCAG ATTTGCAGGGAGAAATCCAAGCAGCCACAAGTTTGGGAGGATGTACCAAGCATGAGTGG GGCATTCATTGTTAACATCGGGGACATGATGGAGAGGTGGACCAATGGTTTGTTTAG GTCGACACTGCATAGAGTGCTTCAACCTAGACAAGACCGCTACTCC GTTGCATTCTTTACAAATCCTAGCAAAGACTGTATTGTGGAATGTTTGGAAAGCTGTTGCACTGAGTCTTGTCCACCAAG ATTCCCACCCATAAAAGCCATAGACTACCTGGAAGAGCGTCTTAGGCTTACATATGGCTTGTAG
- the LOC107929335 gene encoding 2-oxoglutarate-Fe(II) type oxidoreductase ppzD isoform X6, whose translation MPDALQFPIIDLSFPDRFSIANLIRQGCVDHGFFYLENHGVDEELISKVFEQSSNFFSLPIEEKMKLVRKNHRGYTALYAEKLDTTLTTEGDSKESFYIGPLADDLNQWPLEEDLPSWRSTMETYHQKLLSAVTKLLSLIALSLKLEEDFFEKVGALIEPLAFIRLLHYPGDLNSSSEEIFGASAHSDYGMVTLLVTDGVPGLQGEIQAATSLGGCTKHEWVAFFTNPSKDCIVECLESCCTESCPPRFPPIKAIDYLEERLRLTYGL comes from the exons atgcctGACGCTCTTCAATTTCCCATCATTGACTTGTCATTCCCAGATCGCTTCTCAATCGCCAACTTGATCCGTCAG GGATGCGTTGACCACGGTTTCTTTTACCTTGAAAATCACGGGGTTGATGAAGAATTGATTAGCAAAGTTTTTGAGCAGAGTAGTAACTTCTTTTCACTCCCCATTGAAGAGAAGATGAAGTTGGTGAGAAAGAATCACAGAGGTTATACGGCACTTTATGCTGAAAAGCTTGATACTACTTTAACTACAGAAG GTGACTCTAAAGAAAGTTTCTATATCGGTCCACTAGCTGATGACCTCAATCAATGGCCTTTAGAAG AAGATCTGCCATCGTGGAGAAGCACAATGGAGACTTATCACCAAAAGCTGCT GTCTGCTGTGACTAAATTACTTTCTTTAATAGCCCTCTCCCTAAAATTAGAAGAAGATTTCTTTGAAAAAGTGGGTGCACTTATTGAACCTTTGGCATTTATTCGTTTATTACATTATCCAG GAGACTTGAACTCTTCAAGTGAAGAAATATTTGGTGCTTCTGCTCATTCAGATTATGGAATGGTCACTCTTCTGGTCACAGATGGTGTTCCAGGGCTTCAG GGAGAAATCCAAGCAGCCACAAGTTTGGGAGGATGTACCAAGCATGAGTGG GTTGCATTCTTTACAAATCCTAGCAAAGACTGTATTGTGGAATGTTTGGAAAGCTGTTGCACTGAGTCTTGTCCACCAAG ATTCCCACCCATAAAAGCCATAGACTACCTGGAAGAGCGTCTTAGGCTTACATATGGCTTGTAG